The DNA sequence CCGTTGTCGGCTGTGTTAGCCGCTCACCTcggaaaaatttaaaataaataaaaaatcgTAAGGCTTTTTGTTTAAACGAATATAAGCGCTTGGAAGCAAACCAAAAATATCGgtattttgtttaaagaaagGGGAAGCTCAGTAGGGGCCGGTGAGGACCGAGAGCTTAGCACGGAGCATCCCCCGGTGCCGATGCCCCGCTGCGGTGCCGATGAGGTGCCACCCGGCTGCGGGCCCCAAAGGAGATCTGTGCCCCTTGTCCCGCCGGTTTTGGAGCTCCCTGATCCCAGGAATCGTTAGAGAGAGCTGAGCCCTCGCTCCCCGTGCTCGGGTGGCCACGCACCGCTGTGTCCCCCGGGCAGGGGCCGCTGCCCAGGCCGCCCCCGCCTCCGAAGGGGCCGCGCGGTCTGGgggacagagaaaaggaaaagaagggggAGCAAGGAGGAAAATCCCGTTAAGAACCTGTCGAAAGCCGCCCGTCCGCCTCTTCAGCGGAGCTCTTTTGTTTCtcagtggggaaggggctggcggccgggggctgcggggcaggTGCGGGGCAGGGCGAGCAGCGCAAGGGATGCGAAACCGGGCTGGGgtgcggggggggggggtcccgggctgcggcgctgctggcggggcccggcgggcgTGGGTGGGGCGGGGGGAGTGCGAGGGGCTGGGCTTGGCCGGGGAGGCTGGTACCTCCcccagaaatgcagcaattctctcccctctcctcttctctccgCGAGGTGGGCGCACTGCGATGGAGACGCGGCGCGCTCTGCCAGGGGCTCGCTCTGCCCGTCTGGTGACATCGGCCGGCTGCTGACAGCCCCCATCCCGCCCGAGTCGCCCCCGATCCCGGCGCGGGGCTCGGCGGAGCGGCGCGGAGCAGCGCggagcgggcggcggggcgTGCGGGCCCGCTCCCCCCGCAGCGGTGTCATGCCCCTGGGCACCCCGGCCGGGAGCCGCCCGCACTGCGCCGGGACACGGAGGTAGCGGCTCGGAGCAGCCTCCCGCAGCCGCCCCTCGCCAAGGGGCCGCCAAGTCCCGTCCAcagccccgccgcccgcccgccccgtcGGGTCTCCGCATCCCCGAGGGTCCGCGAGCAGCGGACTCACCGGAGCCGCCGCCATGGCCACCCTCCTCCGCAGCAAGCTCTCCAACGTGGCCACCTCGGTGTCGCACAAATCCCAGGCGAAGATGAGCGGCATGTTCGCCAGGATGGGCTTCCAGGCGGCCACCGACGAGGAGGCGGTGGGCTTCGCCCACTGCGACGACCTGGACATGGAGCATCGGCAAGGGCTGCAGATGGACATCCTCAAGTCCGAGGGCAGCGAGGAGGGCGGGGAGCCGCCCCTGGAAGGGGACATCCACTACCAGCGGGACGGCACAGGGCCCCTGCCGCCCTCCGCCTCCAAGGAGGCCTGCTCCGAGCTCTCCGGGCAGGGCAAGCCCAAGATCACGGCTTGGGAGGCGGGATGGAACGTCACCAACGCCATCCAGGtacggccgccgccgccgccgcggggcaCCGGGCAGCGCTCCCCGATCCCGGTCCCGTTACGTGCTCTGTATCTCGGCCAGAAGCCGTGGGCTGATTGCAAACCGGCTTCgaggaaaaggaggaatagggaaaaaaagggggaaaaaacagaaataaaaataagtgaaaGACAGAGGTGAATATAGAGCGGGAGGAGggaattaaaaggaaaaatagatttaaaaagaagaaaatgaaaatcccCTAGCccagctttctgctttgcttggcCCCCTCTTCCCCCCCTGAACTGGGCACAGCGCCAGGGAGGGGCCCAGGCCCCAGCCCTGTCACGCTGCAGATTCTGACCCCATCAGGCTGCCCCAGCaaggagggacagggggacacgggggtgacTGGGCTGGTGGTGGGGCTGCGCTGGAGTGGGCCCAGTCTGGCCCCAGCAATTGAGGTCTTGGTGCactgagaggggctggggacagcgagGGTGGAGACTGGAGCAAAGCCTGGTCACCCAAACCTTGCCCGGCTGTTGTGGGTGCTCGGGGGCGCGATGACGCTGGCACTCTGTGACTGTGGGGGTGGCACgtcacagggacaggggtgcGTCACCGCGTGTGGCAGCGGCTGCGTGGCGTGACTGTGCGACCGCCTGCGTGGGCAGACAGAGAGCGCACACGTGACCGCCCTGGCGCGGCTGCGTGCGCTCAGCCCAGGCCCCTCAGAGATCCGGCAACACGGTTTCCATTTTGTCTCTTTCTAGGGGATGTTTGTTCTGGGCCTGCCCTATGCCATCCTTCACGGTGGATACCTAGGActctttttaataattttcgCTGCGGTGGTTTGCTGCTACACTGGGAAAATCCTTATTGCCTGTCTTTACGAAGAGAATGAGGATGGGGAGATAGTCAGGGTGAGAGACTCCTACGTGGACATCGCGAACGCGTGCTGCGCGCCCCGCTTCCCCACGCTCGGGGGCAGAATTGTCAACGTGGCTCAGATCATTGAACTGGTCATGACCTGCATCCTCTATGTGGTGGTCAGTGGGAACCTGATGTACAACAGCTTCCCCAACCTGCCCGTCTCCCAGAAGTCGTGGTCCATCATTGCCACGGCAGTGCTCCTGCCTTGCGCGTTCTTGAAGAACCTCAAGGCGGTCTCCAAGTTCAGCTTGCTCTGCACGTTAGCCCACTTTGTCATCAACATCCTGGTGATCGCCTACTGCCTCTCCAGGGCACGCGACTGGGCCTGGGACAAAGTCAAGTTTTACATTGATGTCAAGAAGTTTCCCATCTCCATTGGCATCATTGTCTTCAGCTACACCTCCCAGATCTTTCTGCCTTCCTTGGAGGGGAACATGCAGAACCCCAAGG is a window from the Ammospiza nelsoni isolate bAmmNel1 chromosome 12, bAmmNel1.pri, whole genome shotgun sequence genome containing:
- the SLC32A1 gene encoding vesicular inhibitory amino acid transporter, producing the protein MATLLRSKLSNVATSVSHKSQAKMSGMFARMGFQAATDEEAVGFAHCDDLDMEHRQGLQMDILKSEGSEEGGEPPLEGDIHYQRDGTGPLPPSASKEACSELSGQGKPKITAWEAGWNVTNAIQGMFVLGLPYAILHGGYLGLFLIIFAAVVCCYTGKILIACLYEENEDGEIVRVRDSYVDIANACCAPRFPTLGGRIVNVAQIIELVMTCILYVVVSGNLMYNSFPNLPVSQKSWSIIATAVLLPCAFLKNLKAVSKFSLLCTLAHFVINILVIAYCLSRARDWAWDKVKFYIDVKKFPISIGIIVFSYTSQIFLPSLEGNMQNPKEFHCMMNWTHIAACILKGLFALVAYLTWADETKEVITDNLPSTIRAVVNIFLVAKALLSYPLPFFAAVEVLERSLFQDGNRAFFPNCYGGDGRLKSWGLTLRCALVVFTLLMAIYVPHFALLMGLTGSLTGAGLCFLLPSLFHLKLLWRKLLWHHVFFDVAIFVIGGICSISGFIHSLEGLIEAFRTNAED